Part of the Shewanella eurypsychrophilus genome is shown below.
TGATCGCAAAACAACCGGATCTAGGTACTTCCATTCTCGTTGCTGCCTCGGGAATTTTTGTCCTATTCCTATCGGGTATGAGCTGGGCGATTGTAGGAACATTTGTCGGCGGCATACTCGCTATGCTACCTGCACTCTGGTTCTTCTTAATGCATGATTACCAGAGAACTCGTGTTCTCACCTTGCTCGATCCTGAAAAAGACCCGCTCGGCGCAGGCTATCATATCATCCAATCTAAAATCGCAATCGGTTCTGGTGGCGCCTTTGGTAAAGGCTGGCTCGAAGGTACCCAGTCGCAACTTGAGTTTCTCCCAGAAAGACACACAGATTTCATCTTTGCAGTCATAGGCGAAGAGTTTGGATTGGTAGGGAGTATCCTGTTGTTGCTTATCTATCTATATGTGATCGGCAGAGGCCTCATCATCGCCTCTAGAGCGCAGACTAGTTTTGCCCGCTTGTTAGCTGGCAGTATTACGCTGACTTTCTTCGTCTATATTTTTGTCAATATCGGCATGGTATCAGGCCTGTTACCCGTTGTTGGTGTCCCCCTCCCTTTAATTAGTTATGGCGGCACCTCAATGATGACCCTGATGACGGGGTTCGGTATATTAATGAGCATTCATACCCATAGGCGATTTATCGACAGGTAGCCCTTGTCTACCTTTCCCCTCTGGCAATGCAATGATTGATAGAAGAGGTTTAAGCTTGTAGGCTTAAACCTTGGCATTTTTATAAGCTGGTAGTTTCTTTCACGATATTAATACCTGATTAAAGAAACTAACGTATTTTAGCCATAGCCTAATTGATTTAACCCAGCGCATTATCTAGATACAGGGAATGGAACCAGTGAATATAAAGCAAAAAATACTTGCACCTCTATTTTTCGCAGCTTTCTCCGCGACGGCAAATACATCAATTCTAATTGAAGATTCAGCAGTGGTTCCTCTAAAGACTGAATTCTTGCACACCCAACAAGAGTTAGGTTTTACAAAACAAGAAGTGGAGCAGTTTCTCGGCAAGGCCAATTACGACCAGGCTGTTATAGACGCGATGACCAAACCCTGGGAAGCTAAACCTTGGCATAAGTATCACCCAATTTTTCTGACCGATAAACGCTTAAACGCTGGCTTGGCATTTTGGAATGAGCACCAAGCAACAATAACTAAGGCCTCTGAAAAATTTGGGGTTGCTCCCGAAATCATCATCGCAATTATCGGTATAGAAACCTTTTATGGCGGCTACATGGGCAATTACCCCGTTGTCGATGCTTTATATACTTTAGGCTTCTATTACCCTCCAAGAGCTGACTTTTTCAGAAAAGAGCTAAGTAACCTTCAAACCTTAGTTAAAGAAGAGCAACTCGATATTAATAACCTCAATGGCTCTTATGCTGGCGCCATGGGCTTTGGACAATTCATACCATCAAGTTACCGCCATTATGCCGTCGACTTTGATGATGATGGACGCCGAGACTTACTCAACAACCCAGTAGATGCTATTGGCAGTGTGGCTAATTATTTCCATCAACATGGTTGGAAAGAAAATGCCCCCGTCGTATTACCTTTATCTGTAGACAGTGAGCTTCCTTCACCACTAAAGGTATGGGCTGGAGAAAAGCTGCACTATCGTGCAGCAGATATTTTGTCTCCACAAGTGTCACTTGCAAAGGCCATTGACTTAGATATTTCTCAGCCGGCTATGATTGTTGAACTTGAGCAAGAAAATGGAAACGAATATTGGCTGGGCTTAAATAACTTTTATGTGATCACACGGTATAATCGTAGCCCATTATATGCCATGGCCGTGTATCAATTCAGTCAAGAACTGAAAAACGCATCGATGATGAAAGATGATTAAATACGTTCCTTAGTCATTAGCTTAAGACTCATGATTCTAAATCAAAAGTCTTAAGCTACCTCGCTACACATTAGGCAATAAAAGAAATTTTTATGAATCACAAAATCAAATTTACACGGATAGTTACACTTTGTTTTGCTTTGCTTCTTTCAGCGTGTTCAAGCTCAGATAAGGCTAACAATAGCCGTTATGAATTAGCCAATGATAAAGCCCCCAGTAGCGCACCGGACGTATCAAAAGTTGAAGATGCCCATCCCAGATATGAGCCCTATAGCCGAGGTGGTAATAAGTCTAACTACACTGTTCTCGGCAAATCGTACCAAGTACTGGATTCAGGAAAAAACTTCAAACAAAGTGGTAATGCTTCTTGGTATGGTTCTAAATTCCATGGCCACCTGACATCAAATGGTGAAACTTATGACATGTACTCTATGTCTGCAGCACATAAGTCCCTGCCATTACCCAGTTATGTCAGAGTCACAAATAAAAAGAATGGTAAGCAGGTTATCGTCAGAGTTAATGATAGAGGGCCATTTCACGACGGTAGGATTATTGACCTTTCTTATGCTGCAGCCCATAGGTTAGACATGCTAAAAACAGGTACAGCCAGTGTCGACATTGAAGTGATCTATATTGACAGTCCAGAATCAATTGCCCTAGCAGAACTTAAAGACACTAAGCTTCACTATATTCAAGTGTTAGCATCATCGGACAAGGCAAAATTAACGACGATTTCAAAAGAACTTGAAGGTAAATATCAAATCAAGTCTCGCCTGCTACCTACTAATAATCTATATAAATTACAAATAGGCCCAATTGGCCAGCGACAAATAGCCACCAAATTAAATGAACAATTAAAGGCTGATGGGTACCCTCAGAGTTATCTGATTTCTGAATAGCCCTTCAGCATCTAAACTGCAAATTGGAGCTGATAATTATTCCGATTTACAAAAGATTAATGAACCTTCACTGAATTAGAAAGTCTTCTAGTGATATACTGCGAAGAATTTCGATTTCCGATTTAAACCAAATAAGACGTGCCTTATTGATATGAAATTTTTAAACCCACCTTTAAAAACGTTTATTCTTGCGACCACAGTCGCTTGTTCATCAGCTTTTGCTGCACCAGTCGTTACGCCTAACGCACCAACGGTCGCAGCTAAAGCCTACGTCTTAATGGATTACAACACTGGGCAGATCATCGCAGAAGAAAATGCTTACGAAAGCTTAAACCCTGCGAGTTTAACCAAAATGATGACCAGTTATGTGATTGGTCACGAAATTAAAGTGGGAAATATCTCACTTGATGACCAAGTAACTATTAGTAAGAAAGCTTGGTCTAAAAACTTTCCTGATTCATCAAAAATGTTTATCGAAGTCGGTAAACAGGTTTCTGTGGACGATTTAAACCATGGCATCATCATTCAATCAGGTAACGATGCTTGCGTCGCTATGGCTGAGCATATTGCCGGAACTGAAGATGGTTTTGTCGACTTGATGAACTCTTGGTCTAAGCAATTAGGCATGAATGACAGCTATTTTGAAAACTCTCATGGATTAGATTCAGATAATCATAAGACAACAGCTTATGACATGGCACTACTTGGCGCTGCACTCATTCGCGATGTGCCAGAAGAGTACGATGTCTACAAAAAGAAATCTTTTACCTTCAATGGCATTAAGCAATACAACCGTAACGGTTTGTTATGGGATAAAAGCATGAATGTCGACGGTATTAAAACCGGGCATACTTCTGGAGCAGGATATAACTTAGTCACTTCAGCAACAAAGGACGATATGCGTCTGGTTGCCGTTGTTATGGGGACGAGGAGCGAATCGGCTCGTAAGGCTGAGAGTAAGAAAATTCTCAATTATGGTTTCCGTTTCTTCGAAACTATCACTCCGTATAAGGCTGGTGATAGTTTTGTATCACAAAAAATTTGGTACGGTGATAAAGAGTCTGTCGACTTGGGAGTTATCACTGACACTCCAATTACGATTAATCGCGGTCAAGCTCAAAACTTACAAGCTAATTTTGAGCTCACTAAAGAGCTCACTGCTCCATTAGCAAAAGGGGAAACTGTTGGCCGCATTTACTACCAGTTAAATGGTAAAGATATTGCTCAATTCCCACTTGTCACCCTACAAGAAGTTAATGAAGGCAGCTGGTTCAGTAAATTGATGGACTACTTTAAGCAGATGTTTGCAGGCTGGTTTAGCTGAAACCCTGTTAATAAGCAAATAATGAAGCCACCTTAGGGTGGCTTCATTGTTTCCCGTCCCCCTTGAAAAAACGTATAATGAACGCCATATAGAGCCTATTACATCGGCAAGAGAACTTAGATATGTTAGATACCAAATTTGATGAATTGATGGATTTCCCCAACTCTTTTCCCTTTAAAGTCGTTGGCGATGCTAGTGAAACCTTAGCTGATAGCGTTGTAGCGGTTGTACAACAACATGTGCCTGGAGATTATATCCCAAGCACTAAAGTATCCAGTAAAGGTACTTACAACTCGATAACCATCCGGGTAACAGTTCAAAGTAAAGAACAAGTTGAAACACTATATACAGAACTTGCCGCCATTGAAGGTGTAAAGCGTGTTTTGTAATCGTTTCAAATGAGTAACTTAGAAGTGTAATACCCACTAAAGATAACTGATGCTTCTAAATCGAGCATATATCTTCAATATTACTCATAGCTGATAAATGTGATCTAGCTTACATTTATCAGCTAGAGGAGTATAATGCCGCCATTATTGTTTAAGGGGAGAGGTTGCCCTTGTCTCAAAGCACATTACACGTTAGATATCTTGGTCAGCAAGATTACGAATCCGTATGGCACGCGATGCAGGAATATACCGATACCCGTGATGAATCCAGCCCAGATCAACTTTGGATAGTTGAACACGCACCTGTTTTTACCCAAGGCCAAGCAGGCAAGAGTGAGCATATTCTCAACCCGGGTGACATCCCAGTGATACAAGTCGATCGAGGTGGTCAAGTGACTTACCACGGACCCGGTCAGCTTGTGGCTTATCCTCTTATCAATATAAAACGATTAAAAATTGGTGTCAGAAAACTTGTCACTGATATTGAAAATAGCATAGTGCAGATGCTCGAAGGTTACCAAATAAAAGCCTATGCCAAAGCAGATGCACCAGGCGTTTATGTCGATGAACGCAAAATTGCTTCGCTAGGATTAAGGATCCGTAAGGGCTGCTCTTTTCATGGATTAGCCCTTAATGTCGATATGGATATGAGCCCATTTCAGCGAATTAACCCTTGTGGTTACGCTGGCTTAGAAATGGTGCAATGCAAGCCATTAGGTGGACCAAAAACTGTCGAAGAGGCAGGAGAGCAGCTCGTCAAAACATTTAGCCACAACTTAGGCTATCAGAATCTAGTTCATCATCAAGGGTTGTCACAGTCATATGAGTAGGCCAGAAAGATTACAAGCAGGTGTAAAACTGAGAGACGCTGATAAGGTCGCTCGTATTCCTGTCAAAGTGGTTCCCTCTGAACGCGCTACGATGCTACGCAAGCCAGATTGGCTAAGAGTTAAATTGCCAGCATCTAGCCAGCGTATAGACGATATCAAAAAAGCTTTACGCAAAAATGGCCTACACTCTGTCTGCGAAGAGGCATCATGCCCAAATCTTGCAGAGTGTTTTAACCACGGTACAGCAACCTTTATGATTTTGGGTGCTATTTGTACCCGACGCTGTCCATTTTGTGACGTAGCACATGGTCGCCCACTAAAGCCTGATGCAGAAGAGCCCAAAAAACTAGCTCAAACCATCAGAGATATGAGACTTAAGTATGTGGTTATCACCTCAGTTGATCGTGACGATTTACGTGACGGTGGTGCTCAACATTTCGCGGATTGTATCCGTGAGATCCGTGTGCTAAACCCAGAGATAAAGATCGAAACCTTAGTCCCAGACTTTCGCGGTCGAATCGATGCAGCACTAGATATTCTAGCAACAGAGCCACCAGATGTATTCAACCACAACCTGGAAACGGCTCCTATGCATTATCGTAAGGCAAGACCGGGCGCCAACTACCAGTGGTCTTTAGATCTGCTAAAGAAATTTAAAGACCGCCACCCTGATATTCCGACAAAATCGGGGTTAATGATGGGCTTAGGTGAAACTAACGAAGAGATAGCACAGGTACTTAGAGACCTACGTACTCACAATGTTGAAATGCTTACTCTGGGTCAATATTTGCAACCTTCTAAATTCCACTTACCTGTTGAACGTTACGTTCCACCGGCTGAGTTTGATGAATTAAGAGTTTTTGCTGAAGAGATTGGTTTTACTCATGCAGCTTGTGGCCCAATGGTGAGATCTAGCTACCATGCAGACCTCCAAGCCCAAGGTAAAGAAGTGAAGTAATACTAATTGCTTAATTACCAATTAGTTTGACCCCAAACGAAAAAACGTGCACTGACTTATCAGCGCACGTTTTTTTAGCATTAAAGAATGGAGTTAGAGAAGGTTCAACTCCATCAAAATAGCATCCTCAACACCCTCAGCCGTCCTGTAATACCCTTTTCTACAGCCAGCCCCTACGAACCCATATTGAGAATACAGCGCTCTAGCGGCAATACTGGAAGCTCTAACTTCTAGAAACAGGGTCTCGCCGGAAGCAGAGCGAGCACGGCTTATCACAGCTTCAAGCAAACGGCGGCCAAAACCTCGGCCTTGTTGTGATGGGCATACACAGATATCCATCAGGGTGGCGTCTTCAAAAATCTGGTGCAATATGGCAAAACCACACAACTGATCATCCATTATGCCAAATACTGAATACAAATCGCCAAAACAGCTCTGTATCGTTGCAAGGCTCATTGGATGTGTATGCGCTTGAGTAGCAATTAAGGACATTTTGCCAGCATCTTCAATTTGGAGCGATACTAACTTGCCAGGTTGCTCAGTTTTCATCTGTTTTGTCATTTCCAACACTATCAATATAGCAAGATAATTCATGCCATAGTTTACGCTTATCATCAGCGCTATTAGCAAGCTGAGCTATGGGAGAGGAGCTAAATTTAGAGTCCACGCTCGGGCGTTTAAGGCGGCGCATATCCCATAACACTTGGGTATTACTTCCCGAAACAGAATCTGAAATACTACAGTGAGTTGGCAGACAATCAGCAGAGGCTAAGACTGCACCAATTAACGGATGTACCTCAAGATTAGCATCGAACTTATCAACCAAAATCGTATATGCGCTGACAACTTTATCTGCACCGATCCAGCGAGTGATCCCCATAGCATCTAGATATGCACTTTTATCCACGATTACCAACACCTTTCATCTATTAAGGTGAGTAGGATAACAGTTATCTTTGCTGGGGTTAATCGCGTGATTACAGATATATCAATATCGTAGTGTGTGAAGTATTGAAGTATTGAAGTATTGAAGTATTGAAGTATTGAAGATTTTTATACAGAGCAGAGAGTGTTATACCTACTTGCATGAAGATTAGAAAGAAGCAGCTTAAATGAGTAAACGAAATTCACTTTGCTTGAGATGCAAAAAAGCCGAGCTAATGCTCGGCTTTTTCTTAATGTGGCAGGGGTGGAGGGATTCGAACTCTCAACATCAGGATTTGGAATCCCGCGCTCTGCCAATTGGAGCTACACCCCTATAAAACTTTAATCTTACATCTAAATATTTAACAGCCCCGATACTAAATATCGTGACTCGAAATGTGTGGCAGGGGTGGAGGGATTCGAACTCTCAACATCAGGATTTGGAATCCCGCGCTCTGCCAATTGGAGCTACACCCCTACATAATTTTGAGTATTAATTCTACTCAACCTCTGTCGAGGTCTCAATCCTATAAATCTACGGATTGAATGATATATCGATAAAATCGACATTTGGCAAATTTTATTGAATGGCAATGCCTATCAATTATAACTACAACCCTGTCGACGAAACGCATTATGCGTAAACTCCACTAAAAGGTAAAGTACTTTTATGCACAAATGGTTCAACTGCAGCATTTTCATCCATAACTGATACGGGTTAACTTTTCCAAATTAAATACTCAGTCAATATAATTAATTAACTGTAATCACTGCTGCAGTCATTGATACTTCGAATGCTTTTCCCACTCGAAATTTAAAACAGTTTAACTAGCAAAGCTAAAATTCAAAGCTAATCAATCACTGACAACATACAAAGAAACTAGGCATTAAATGTAAAATAAAGCACTCTCCCTATTCACCAGCGCTTGAGTCTATTATACAGTCTGTGCTAATGAGGGTGAAAAAACTGTACTTTGGATACACTGCAGTTAACTGTGTTGTAGCTTGAGTAACTTGTGACGAAGCTGGAGGCAAGCCACATGGCCCTCCACATGGCCTTTCCTTGGCATCCATGCCATCAGAAATTTGTTATTCCTAAACATCAGATGTAGTGAATATCATGAATACATAGGTGCAATTCATGACCAAGCTGATCAACGGGCAACAGTTATGAATGACGCAAATGTCGATATTGAACGACTATATGGATATAGGAGGTACGAGGCCAAGGAGGACAAAAGTAAAATAATGCGAGCTGTTACCGAGGGCATTCATCGACCGACTCTTTATAAACCAAAGTAAGCATTGCACGTACGTGCTTAAATGGATAAGTCACCTGCATACATTGAAATTGGATAAGCAGTTTTGTAGCCTGCAACTAAGGCGCCTTCCAATGGCATAGCTTTGAATGGACATGATACTTGCCGAAGGCCGAACACATAGGGGCGAAAAAATCAGTTTTTTGGATGCGCAGCATTCAACTGTTTTGTAGCGAGAGGCGACGTAGTCGTCGAACTGAGGGGCTGACCGCCAGAGCCCCTCATTGGCATCCATGCCACTGGGGCATTTGTTAATCCTAAACATCAGATGGCGGAAATGCCCTTAATGCACGACTATATGGATATAAGGAGGTACGAGCCCAAGGATGGGTGAAGGTAGAATAATACCATTCCATCTTAATATTTAGTCATTCTTGCCCAATCCCTTCGACATAGTGACATCACTCTTTTTGTATCACTAATGAAGCTATTCCAGGCAATCGAACAGGCATCGACTATATCTTCGTATCCTTTAAAGCTGCGATTAGCCAGATGACGTTGCCGTAACCAACTCCAAACTTGCTCTACAGGATTTAGCTCTGGTGAGTACGGGGGTAATTTTATAATGCTAAGGTTGATAAACTCATCAGCTATATCATTGGTATGCCAACCAGCACCATCCATTACAACTACAGCGTGCCGACCAGGCTTAGTTCTTTTGGCTATCAGCGACAGGTGCTGACGCATAATGTCTTTACTTAAATAGGGAGCAATTATTGCCTCTGTTTCTCCTGTTTCAGGACAAACTGCACCAAAGAAATGAACATACTCAAATTGCTGCTGACGAACTGCTCTAGGGCGCGTTCCTTTTCTTGCCCATAAGCGTGTCGTGCTGTTTTGTTGTCCGAAACGAGCTTCATCCTGAAACCAAATGTCGACCCGATCGAGGCCTACACTACCAGGGATGTTAAGGATCGTTTCCAGTTGAAACTTTTTTAAAAGCCATTTGGGCCTCAGCTGATTGCTTTGGGTGCATAGAGCGACTGGTTATCCAGCTAAAGTTCAACGTATCCAGTAGCTTATAAATTGCATTCGGATGGTAATCAACATTAAATTGAAGCTGGATATATTTTAAGATCGCATCCCCTGTCAACCGACCTCCAGAGGTTCTCATGCTTTGTGCTTCTATATATTCAATTAATTGCTGCTTTTGCTTTGTAGTGAGGTAGCTATCTCGCCCTTTATTTCTTTTGGCATCCAACCCTTTGAGCCCGTAAGTAAGATATTTCGAGACCCATGCATTTACACTAGCACGGGCTACTTTAAGTCTCTTGGTCACTTCCGTTCGATTATGACCTTCTAGAAATAGAGATACTGCCAGTAATCGGATACGTTTACGGGGATCTTTTTCAGCTCTAGATAAAGCTAAGATCTCTTCTGCTGTGTAGTTTTTCAAAGCAAGGTACAAGTTATTGATGGTGACCATATTAGATCACAACTCATTACTGATTGGTATAATGCACGATTGTATGGATATAGGAGGTAGAGCATTGTCAGGAACAAATGCCGAGGAGCTATTATCGAGAGCGAAGCAGGGCGAAAATCATAAAATGATGGCTTTTAAGCGAGAGACATGGAGGTCGAACTGGCCTTTTAACAAGGATGTTATTGCCAGAGCCGAGGAGCAATTTACGCCACACTGCGTTAGCAGCTTAGGGCTGCATGTGAAGTAGGCATTGCACGTACGTGCTTAAGTAGATAAACCACCTGCCTACATTGAAGTTGGATAAGTGGTTTTGTAGCCTGTAACCAAGGCGCCTTCCAATGATCCTGCTTGGAATGGTCATGATACTTGCCGAAGGCCGAACACATGGGGGCGGAGAAGTCGCGCTTTGGATGCGTAGCATTCAGCTACTTTGTAGCGAGAGGCGACGTAGTCGTCGAACTGAGGGGGCTGACCGCTCAGCGGCGGAATAGCTTCGAAGCAGGAGCTTTTAAAACCTTAACAAAGGCGCCTGTCATGGCCAGCTATGCTAAAGCTTCGCGCTCATAAGCACATCGCTATTGCGATATTCGCCCTACTATCACATGAAATGAATCTCACTGCGTTCGGACTTTCTATTTCCCCATGCTCGAGTGGTCATCTTTCCAGGCTAAAAACGAAAAAAGCCCATTGCGTTAGCAATGGGCTTATTCGTTATTAGGCGCCTGGAAATGACCTACTCTCACATGGGGAGACCCCACACTACCATCGGCGCAATTGCGTTTCACTTCTGAGTTCGGGATGGGATCAGGTGGGGCCACAATGCTATGGTTTCCAGACTAATTTGGCAAAATTTCGAAAGCTGGCTATTCAGATGCATTAACGCGTCTAAATCGCAAAATAATTGGTCTAACTTAAATCAAATACGTATTCTTTTGTGCTTATGAAGTAATACACACACTAACTACACAAACCCATCTGGGTTGTATGGTTAAGCCTCACGAGTCATTAGTACAGGTTAGCTCAACGCCTCACAACGCTTACACACCCTGCCTATCAACGTCCTAGTCTCGAACGGCTCTTTAGAGGAATTAAATTCCTAGGGATGACTCATCTTAGGACTCGCTTCCCGCTTAGATGCTTTCAGCGGTTATCGATTCCGAACGTAGCTACCGGGCAATGCTATTGGCATAACAACCCGAACACCAGCGGTTCGTCCACTCCGGTCCTCTCGTACTAGGAGCAGCTTCCTTCAATCATCCAACGCCCACGGCAGATAGGGACCGAACTGTCTCACGACGTTCTGAACCCAGCTCGCGTACCACTTTAAATGGCGAACAGCCATACCCTTGGGACCGACTTCAGCCCCAGGATGTGATGAGCCGACATCGAGGTGCCAAACACCGCCGTCGATATGAACTCTTGGGCGGTATCAGCCTGTTATCCCCGGCGTACCTTTTATCCGTTGAGCGATGGCCCTTCCATTCAGAACCACCGGATCACTATGACCTACTTTCGTACCTGCTCGACGTGTATGTCTCGCAGTTAAGCTGGCTTATGCCATTGCACTAACCGTACGATGTCCGACCGTACTTAGCCAACCTTCGTGCTCCTCCGTTACTCTTTGGGAGGAGACCGCCCCAGTCAAACTACCCACCAGGCACTGTCCTCAACCCCGATTCAGGGGCCAGAGTTAGAACATCAAAACTACAAGGGTGGTATTTCAAGGTTGACTCCACAAAAACTAGCGTCTCTGCTTCAAAGTCTCCCACCTATCCTACACATGTAGGTTCAATGTTCAGTGCCAAGCTATAGTAAAGGTGCACGGGGTCTTTCCGTCTAGCCGCGGGTATACGGCATCTTCACCGCAATTTCAACTTCACTGAGTCTCGGCTGGAGACAGCGTGGCCGTCATTACGCCATTCGTGCAGGTCGGAACTTACCCGACAAGGAATTTCGCTACCTTAGGACCGTTATAGTTACGGCCGCCGTTTACCGGGGCTTCGATCATGAGCTTCTCCGAAGATAACCCAATCAATTAACCTTCCGGCACCGGGCAGGCGTCATACCGTATACTTCCTCTTGCGAGTTTGCACAGTACTGTGTTTTTGATAAACAGTTGCAGCCACCTGGTATCTGCGACTGCCAGCAGCTTAAGGAGCAAGTCCCATCACCGCCGGCAGCGTACCTTCTCCCGAAGTTACGGTACCATTTTGCCTAGTTCCTTCAGCCGAGTTCTCTCAAGCGCCTTGGTATTCTCTACCCAACCACCTGTGTCGGTTTGGGGTACGATTCCTACTAACCTGAAGCTTAGAAGATTTTCCTGGAAGCATGGCATCAACTACTTCATCCCCTTGGGGACTCGTCATCAACTCTCAGCTTTGCAATTTAATGCGTTCACCCGGATTTGCCTAAGTGAACAGCCTACAGCCTTAAACGCGGACAACCAACGCCGCGCTAGCCTAGCCTTCTCCGTCTCTCCATCGCAGTTAGTAGAAGTACGGGAATATTAACCCGTTTCCCATCGATTACGCCTTTCGGCCTCACCTTAGGGGTCGACTTACCCTGCCCTGATTAACATTGGACAGGAAACCTTGGTCTTTCGGCGAGGGAGTTTTTCACTCCCTTTATCGTTACTCATGTCAGCATTCGCACTTCTGATACCTCCAGCGTGGGTTACCCCTTCGCCTTCAACGGCTTACAGAACGCTCCTCTACCGCTTGCTAGTAAACTAGCAAACCCATAGCTTCGGTGTATTGCTTAGCCCCGTTAAATCTTCCGCGCAGGCCGACTCGACTAGTGAGCTATTACGCTTTCTTTAAATGATGGCTGCTTCTAAGCCAACATCCTAGCTGTCTAAGCCTTCCCACATCGTTTCCCACTTAGCAATAACTTTGGGACCTTAGCTGATGGTCTGGGTTGTTTCCCTTTTCACGACGGACGTTAGCACCCGCCGTGTGTCTCCCGTATAGTACTCATTGGTATTCGGAGTTTGCAAAGGGTTGGTAAGTCGGGATGACCCCCTAGCCTTAACAGTGCTCTACCCCCAATGGTATTCGTACGAGGCGCTACCTAAATAGCTTTCGAGGAGAACCAGATATCTCCGAGTTTGATTGGCCTTTCACCCCCAGCCACAAGTCATCACCGCATTTTTCAACATACGTGTGTTCGGTCCTCCAGTTGATGTTACTCAACCTTCAACCTGCCCATGGCTAGATCACTCGGTTTCGGGTCTACACCTTGCAACTAAACGCGCAGTTAACACTCGGTTTCCCTACGGCTCCGCTATTCGCTTAACCTTGCTACAAAATGTAAGTCGCTGACCCATTATACAAAAGGTACGCAGTCACGGTCTCAAGGACCGCTCCCACTGCTTGTACGTATACGGTTTCAGGTTCTATTTCACTCCCCTCACAGGGGTTCTTTTCGCCTTTCCCTCACGGTACTGGTTCACTATCGGTCAGTCAGGAGTATTTAGCCTTGGAGGATGGTCCCCCCATGTTCAGACAAGATGTCACGTGTCCCGTCCTACTCGTTTTCATCTATAGTTAGTTTTCATGTACGGGGCTATCACCCTGTGCCGCTGAGCTTTCCAACTCATTCCACTAACACCCTATAGACTTAAGGGCTAATCCCCGTTCGCTCGCCGCTACTAGGGGAATCTCGGTTGATTTCTTTTCCTCCGGGTACTTAGATGTTTCAGTTCCCCGGGTTTGCCTCACATACCTATGTATTCAGTATGTGATACTCACTTATGTGAGTGGGTTTCCCCATTCGGATATCGTTAGCTCAAATGCTTGTTACTAGCTCGCCAACGCTTTTCGCAAGTTACTACGTCCTTCATCGCCTCTGACTGCCAAGGCATCCACCGTATACGCTTAGTCACTTAACCATACAACCCACATAGGTCTAAACCAATGTAAATTGTATCGCAACTAATGGTGTTTACTTTCGCCAAAA
Proteins encoded:
- a CDS encoding serine hydrolase → MKFLNPPLKTFILATTVACSSAFAAPVVTPNAPTVAAKAYVLMDYNTGQIIAEENAYESLNPASLTKMMTSYVIGHEIKVGNISLDDQVTISKKAWSKNFPDSSKMFIEVGKQVSVDDLNHGIIIQSGNDACVAMAEHIAGTEDGFVDLMNSWSKQLGMNDSYFENSHGLDSDNHKTTAYDMALLGAALIRDVPEEYDVYKKKSFTFNGIKQYNRNGLLWDKSMNVDGIKTGHTSGAGYNLVTSATKDDMRLVAVVMGTRSESARKAESKKILNYGFRFFETITPYKAGDSFVSQKIWYGDKESVDLGVITDTPITINRGQAQNLQANFELTKELTAPLAKGETVGRIYYQLNGKDIAQFPLVTLQEVNEGSWFSKLMDYFKQMFAGWFS
- the rodA gene encoding rod shape-determining protein RodA, encoding MNSQNHRPNIWQRLHIDLPLLIGILSLMGFGLFVIYSAGGEDLALMERQLVRMGLSLGIMFIVAQINPEVLRRWAFPIYLAGIALLLGVHFFGEINKGAQRWLNLGFMEFQPSELIKLAFPITMAWYISKYPLPPKKRNLAMAGVILLIPTLLIAKQPDLGTSILVAASGIFVLFLSGMSWAIVGTFVGGILAMLPALWFFLMHDYQRTRVLTLLDPEKDPLGAGYHIIQSKIAIGSGGAFGKGWLEGTQSQLEFLPERHTDFIFAVIGEEFGLVGSILLLLIYLYVIGRGLIIASRAQTSFARLLAGSITLTFFVYIFVNIGMVSGLLPVVGVPLPLISYGGTSMMTLMTGFGILMSIHTHRRFIDR
- the mltB gene encoding lytic murein transglycosylase B; protein product: MNIKQKILAPLFFAAFSATANTSILIEDSAVVPLKTEFLHTQQELGFTKQEVEQFLGKANYDQAVIDAMTKPWEAKPWHKYHPIFLTDKRLNAGLAFWNEHQATITKASEKFGVAPEIIIAIIGIETFYGGYMGNYPVVDALYTLGFYYPPRADFFRKELSNLQTLVKEEQLDINNLNGSYAGAMGFGQFIPSSYRHYAVDFDDDGRRDLLNNPVDAIGSVANYFHQHGWKENAPVVLPLSVDSELPSPLKVWAGEKLHYRAADILSPQVSLAKAIDLDISQPAMIVELEQENGNEYWLGLNNFYVITRYNRSPLYAMAVYQFSQELKNASMMKDD
- the ybeD gene encoding DUF493 family protein YbeD; the encoded protein is MLDTKFDELMDFPNSFPFKVVGDASETLADSVVAVVQQHVPGDYIPSTKVSSKGTYNSITIRVTVQSKEQVETLYTELAAIEGVKRVL
- a CDS encoding septal ring lytic transglycosylase RlpA family protein, which translates into the protein MNHKIKFTRIVTLCFALLLSACSSSDKANNSRYELANDKAPSSAPDVSKVEDAHPRYEPYSRGGNKSNYTVLGKSYQVLDSGKNFKQSGNASWYGSKFHGHLTSNGETYDMYSMSAAHKSLPLPSYVRVTNKKNGKQVIVRVNDRGPFHDGRIIDLSYAAAHRLDMLKTGTASVDIEVIYIDSPESIALAELKDTKLHYIQVLASSDKAKLTTISKELEGKYQIKSRLLPTNNLYKLQIGPIGQRQIATKLNEQLKADGYPQSYLISE
- the lipB gene encoding lipoyl(octanoyl) transferase LipB, with amino-acid sequence MSQSTLHVRYLGQQDYESVWHAMQEYTDTRDESSPDQLWIVEHAPVFTQGQAGKSEHILNPGDIPVIQVDRGGQVTYHGPGQLVAYPLINIKRLKIGVRKLVTDIENSIVQMLEGYQIKAYAKADAPGVYVDERKIASLGLRIRKGCSFHGLALNVDMDMSPFQRINPCGYAGLEMVQCKPLGGPKTVEEAGEQLVKTFSHNLGYQNLVHHQGLSQSYE